One window of the Thermococcus sp. P6 genome contains the following:
- a CDS encoding [protein ADP-ribosylglutamate] hydrolase — protein sequence MPLFEIVQGDITRFPAEAIVNAANRYLQHGGGVAYAIAKAAAGDPEEYIRISKEAMREQIGRDWIDHGEVVVTPALRLERYGIRWVIHTVGPYCGGRWDEDKREKLRKAILGALRKADELGVRSIAFPAISAGIYGCPLEEVVRTFREVVEEFGEEARNLEKVYLVIYSKRDYERAVGVMGGSRT from the coding sequence ATGCCCCTTTTTGAGATTGTTCAAGGAGATATAACCCGTTTCCCTGCCGAGGCGATCGTCAACGCGGCCAACCGTTATCTGCAGCACGGCGGAGGCGTGGCCTACGCGATAGCAAAGGCGGCCGCCGGAGACCCGGAGGAGTACATCAGGATAAGCAAAGAAGCGATGAGGGAGCAGATCGGGAGGGACTGGATCGACCACGGGGAAGTCGTCGTCACTCCAGCCCTGAGGCTTGAAAGGTACGGGATTCGCTGGGTGATCCACACGGTCGGGCCCTACTGCGGCGGTAGATGGGATGAAGATAAGAGGGAGAAGCTTCGGAAGGCCATCCTCGGGGCCCTGAGGAAGGCGGATGAACTCGGGGTTAGGAGCATAGCTTTTCCCGCGATAAGCGCCGGAATTTACGGCTGTCCGCTGGAGGAGGTCGTGAGGACTTTCAGGGAAGTTGTGGAGGAGTTTGGGGAAGAGGCCCGAAATCTGGAGAAGGTCTACCTCGTGATTTATTCTAAGAGGGACTACGAGAGGGCCGTTGGGGTCATGGGTGGTTCCCGCACTTAA